TTTCCGGTATGAAGGTGGGCCCTGTCGCATAGAAAATACCATGCATGTCCGATATTTGAGGATCAAAGCCGTGATTACCTTTGCTGTATGTTCTTTCGCCTCCAAATCCTAAACTGTAGGAGGAATCAGCGACGAGGATATAGGGGTAGATGCGAGAATTGGAGCCAAAGTGTAATCGGGCGGGAATGTTCTTCTTTGTGTAGAGATGCATCCCTTTTACCGTGCTCAAGATTTGCATCTTGCTGGAATCGCTGGGGTTTTTTAGGCTAACGTTAAATACTGGAGAATTACCTTGTATAGCCGCAAGCATATCCTTGGATATGTAGTGAGAGAGGTCAATGTAGTGCTTTCGTGGGGTAGCACACATGCCATGGTCGGTGGTGATAATAACGTTTACCTTACCAGCGAGGCCCTTCGCTTTTATCTCTCTAAAAAGGTAAGCCAAGTTTCGGTCTATCTCTTCCACCACATCGGAGACCTCTTTTGAGCCTGGACCAAAGTGATGCCCTTTGCTATCGGGTTCATGAAAGTAAACCATTATCAAGCCCGGACGTTGCTCTGCTGGGAGCGTTAACCAGTTAAGAATGGAGTCCATTCGTGAATGGTATGGGATATTCTGTTGGTATGGATACCAGCGACTTGCGTGCCTTCCATTGATAGGTGCCTCTGCTCCAATCCAAAATAGCGTAAAGCTCTTTACACCTTGCCGCTCAGCGGTATTCCATATTGGTTCACCACCGTAAAAATCGGGATTCTGAACCGATAACTTTTCGTTACTCTTGTATTGCTTGTTTAGGTCGTTTGCATAGAATGAATTGAATATGATGCCGTGGTGGTCGGGTGTTAACCCTGTTGCCAAGGTATAGTGATTAGGGAAGGTTTTGCTGGGAAATGAAGGTATTATTTCACTCTTTACTCCAACCCTTGCAATAGAATCGAGGGTAGGAGTGTTGGCATGCTGAGGATAATCCCAACGAAATCCATCCAAGGATAATACGATTAAAGTGGGCTGTTGTGGCTGGGCCGAAAGCTCCAGTGACAATACGAGAATCACTACTCCGGTAAGCAATAGCTTTATTTGGTGTTTCATACTTGGATGCTAAATGGTAAAAACCGTTGAGGAGGATAGCTCAATCTCTTGAGCGTAGGCTCCCTGTTGATTATAATGAAAGCAAAAGTAGCGGATAATTTTGAGAGGCCAAGAAGCAAAAGTTAATTAACTGTTACGTTTAATGTAGGCTTCAACGTCGAATTTCCGTTTTGCGCCGTTGTAGTTCATGTAGCGGATCTTGCCAAACACCGGTCGCTCAAACCAAGCTCGGTCATGTACTCCGCCAATGGCCCATGCAATGCCTGCATAACCGTTTGGGTCGCGACCATCGAGCGAGTAGGCGTTGTTAAGATAAATGGCAATTTCCAGTGCCTCTTCCGGTGATCTAGTCCATTCGAGAATCTTCTTTGCCCAGTACATGCGCATGTAACCATGCATCTTGCCTTTGCATCCCATCTCCTTCTGGGCTGCGTTCCATAGCGGATCGTGGGTTTTGGCTTTTGCAAAGACTTCTAACGGGTAGGTGTAGTCCCGCTCATCTTGCCTGTGTTGGTTAAGGGTAGCCTGCGCCCACGATGGAAGACCAAGAAAAGAGTCGTAGTTTTTATTGTAGTAACAGAAGTTTTCTGCCAGCTCACGCCTTACTATTAGTTCCTCCAAAAATGATTCTTTATCATTGGCGAGGGCCTCGCTCTTAAGAATCTCTAGAGCAACTCTTTGGGCTGAAAGCATGCCGAAGTGGAGGTAGGGGGAGAGATGAGAAAGCCAGCTGAGTTCGGGCAGGTTTCGTTTTTCGGCATACCCGTCGAGCCGGTTTGTAATGAAGGAATCCAGCATCTGTTTCGCTGCCTTCTCTCCCGGCTTAATCCATACAAGTGCTGGTGGGTTTATGGTGCTGTTTAGGTGAATAGCATCCCAACTATTTTTAATTCTTGGGCTCGAATATTCTTGAACCTGCAATTGTGGAAACTCAGTTAGAAAATTTGGAAGAAGCCGTTTCAACTTAGGCCTTAGCGTGTAGGCACCAAATTCCTGCTTGGAAGAGGCAAGCCAGCATGGTACTATGTTGTGAGCATCTACGGTTATTACCGGAATAGTGACCTTGGCTACCACATCTCCCAGCCACCGCTGCTTGATGCGAAGCGGGTCAAAGTCGGTTATGAGCAAAGCGGCATTATGGCATTCAATAAAGTTTGATATTTGTTCTTCTGGCTGGCCAAGTATGAGATGAAATGGAATATGGTAGGCCTCTAATCCTCTCTCGAGTTCCTTTAATCCAGCAATCATGAAATCATAACTGCGAAGTGAGGCATCAAGAAAGGAGGGTGCAAGACAAAATACGACTTCAACATGGGTGTTCTTCTCTGCTGCAACTTTTTGGCTATACAGCAGCGCCCAGTTGTCGTTGAAGCGCTGGGCCCTGCTCATCCAGTAGATTACAGGCCCCTCTTTGTTACTGCCTTCCCGTTCAACCTTTACGCGAGGTCCTATCATCAACATTAGTTGCGGGTTTTAAACTGTAGCTCGATGGAAGTAGCTAATTGGAGCTCTTGACCAAGGTCA
This is a stretch of genomic DNA from Williamwhitmania sp.. It encodes these proteins:
- a CDS encoding deoxyribodipyrimidine photo-lyase, whose translation is MLMIGPRVKVEREGSNKEGPVIYWMSRAQRFNDNWALLYSQKVAAEKNTHVEVVFCLAPSFLDASLRSYDFMIAGLKELERGLEAYHIPFHLILGQPEEQISNFIECHNAALLITDFDPLRIKQRWLGDVVAKVTIPVITVDAHNIVPCWLASSKQEFGAYTLRPKLKRLLPNFLTEFPQLQVQEYSSPRIKNSWDAIHLNSTINPPALVWIKPGEKAAKQMLDSFITNRLDGYAEKRNLPELSWLSHLSPYLHFGMLSAQRVALEILKSEALANDKESFLEELIVRRELAENFCYYNKNYDSFLGLPSWAQATLNQHRQDERDYTYPLEVFAKAKTHDPLWNAAQKEMGCKGKMHGYMRMYWAKKILEWTRSPEEALEIAIYLNNAYSLDGRDPNGYAGIAWAIGGVHDRAWFERPVFGKIRYMNYNGAKRKFDVEAYIKRNS
- a CDS encoding ectonucleotide pyrophosphatase/phosphodiesterase gives rise to the protein MKHQIKLLLTGVVILVLSLELSAQPQQPTLIVLSLDGFRWDYPQHANTPTLDSIARVGVKSEIIPSFPSKTFPNHYTLATGLTPDHHGIIFNSFYANDLNKQYKSNEKLSVQNPDFYGGEPIWNTAERQGVKSFTLFWIGAEAPINGRHASRWYPYQQNIPYHSRMDSILNWLTLPAEQRPGLIMVYFHEPDSKGHHFGPGSKEVSDVVEEIDRNLAYLFREIKAKGLAGKVNVIITTDHGMCATPRKHYIDLSHYISKDMLAAIQGNSPVFNVSLKNPSDSSKMQILSTVKGMHLYTKKNIPARLHFGSNSRIYPYILVADSSYSLGFGGERTYSKGNHGFDPQISDMHGIFYATGPTFIPETTVNPFHNVDLYDLMAKLLDIQPAKNDGNPTTFVNVIKTHDDL